A genome region from Alicyclobacillus acidocaldarius subsp. acidocaldarius DSM 446 includes the following:
- a CDS encoding ABC transporter ATP-binding protein, producing the protein MKRESPSSSPSLKSLARLLPFAWPYAWQFVGVMALVIVFNASSVMQPYLVKIAIDQDISSHHPNPRGLLDIAALYIGVVVAGVAANYLQITLLQRAGQSVIRSIRVGLFQHIERQSMRFFDSRAVGALVANVSNDTETVNQFFTNFFLSMIRDGLSILMILIAMFRLDVRMGLFSLVLVPVIFAVAAGFRGALRRRYQRTRTLLASMVAFLAENLAGMRITQLFRQEARQAEKFRDLAGQHRDANIREYFTSVWFNRTFEMLGNLSVAAVVYIGGTAVLGGTIPFGTLYAFIRYIQQFFQPINAMTQQWNTLQSAMVAAERIGQILEMEPEVLDPERPVPLPPDARGRVEFRHVTFGYDPRHPVLRDVSFVAEPGSFVGIVGPTGAGKSSLMSLLLRFYDPDEGDVLLDGVPVRSLVQDALHRFVGIVQQEVHLFTGTIRDNIRLFRSDISDERVEEAARAVGADRIIAKLPDGYNTFIYGRGANLSMGERQLIAFARIVALDPRVLILDEATANLDSQTEQWVQQGLRAASQGRTTLVIAHRLATIRHADQILVLDRGRIVERGRHDELVRLGGLYARLHAESGVESRLFS; encoded by the coding sequence GTGAAGCGGGAGAGCCCATCTTCGTCGCCCAGCTTGAAGTCGCTCGCGCGGCTATTGCCCTTTGCGTGGCCGTATGCGTGGCAGTTTGTGGGCGTCATGGCGCTCGTCATCGTGTTCAACGCGTCGAGCGTGATGCAGCCGTATCTCGTGAAAATCGCCATCGACCAGGATATTTCGAGCCACCATCCGAATCCGCGAGGGCTTTTGGACATCGCGGCGCTGTACATCGGCGTCGTTGTCGCGGGCGTCGCGGCGAACTACCTGCAGATCACGCTGCTGCAGAGGGCCGGGCAGAGCGTCATCCGGAGCATCCGCGTGGGGCTCTTTCAACACATCGAGCGCCAGTCCATGCGCTTTTTCGACAGCCGCGCCGTCGGCGCGCTCGTCGCGAACGTGTCGAACGACACCGAGACGGTCAACCAGTTCTTCACCAACTTCTTTTTGAGCATGATTCGAGACGGCTTGTCCATCCTCATGATCCTCATCGCCATGTTTCGCCTGGACGTGCGCATGGGCCTCTTTTCGCTCGTGCTCGTGCCTGTCATCTTCGCCGTCGCCGCGGGCTTCCGAGGCGCGCTTCGGCGCCGCTACCAGCGCACGCGCACGCTGCTCGCGAGCATGGTCGCGTTTCTCGCCGAGAACCTGGCCGGCATGCGGATCACGCAGCTCTTCCGCCAGGAGGCGCGCCAGGCGGAGAAGTTTCGCGACCTCGCCGGGCAACATCGGGACGCCAACATCCGGGAGTACTTCACGTCGGTCTGGTTCAACCGGACCTTTGAGATGCTCGGCAACCTGTCCGTGGCGGCCGTGGTGTACATCGGGGGAACGGCGGTGCTCGGCGGCACCATCCCGTTTGGCACCTTGTACGCGTTCATCCGTTACATTCAGCAGTTCTTCCAACCCATCAACGCCATGACGCAGCAGTGGAACACGCTCCAGTCGGCCATGGTCGCCGCCGAGCGCATTGGCCAGATCCTCGAAATGGAGCCCGAGGTGCTGGATCCCGAGCGCCCCGTCCCGCTGCCGCCCGATGCCCGCGGCCGCGTGGAGTTCCGGCACGTCACGTTCGGTTACGATCCGCGCCATCCCGTCCTGCGGGACGTTTCGTTCGTCGCAGAGCCCGGATCGTTCGTCGGGATCGTCGGACCGACGGGGGCAGGGAAGAGCTCGCTGATGAGCCTCCTGCTTCGTTTCTACGATCCCGACGAAGGCGACGTGCTGTTGGACGGGGTGCCGGTGCGATCGCTCGTGCAGGACGCGCTGCATCGGTTCGTCGGGATCGTGCAGCAGGAGGTGCATCTGTTCACGGGCACCATTCGCGACAACATCCGCTTGTTCCGCTCGGACATCTCGGATGAGCGCGTGGAGGAGGCGGCGCGCGCGGTGGGGGCGGATCGCATCATCGCGAAATTGCCGGATGGCTACAACACCTTCATCTACGGTCGGGGCGCCAACCTTTCGATGGGCGAGCGGCAGCTCATCGCGTTTGCCCGGATTGTCGCGCTCGATCCGCGTGTGCTGATCCTCGACGAGGCCACCGCGAACCTCGACAGCCAGACGGAGCAGTGGGTGCAGCAGGGGCTCAGGGCGGCGAGCCAGGGGCGCACCACGCTCGTCATCGCTCATCGGCTCGCGACCATTCGCCATGCCGATCAGATTCTGGTGCTCGATCGCGGCCGGATCGTGGAGCGCGGGCGCCACGACGAGTTGGTGCGGCTCGGGGGATTGTACGCGAGGCTTCACGCGGAGAGTGGCGTGGAATCGCGGCTGTTTTCGTGA
- a CDS encoding ABC transporter ATP-binding protein, with protein sequence MRPQSLLKSYLWEHRFGYVGSTLSILISEWIFVQFPNVLGRFTDALSAHRLSGRGVFMYALVLMAVGTLYVFFYGIGQSQNGRAARGFEYLLRTKLFAHWEKMDVDYFRRRSIGDLLSHAMNDVQQVREALSGGLNILTNAVFLLIATLVMTFTTVSFKLTVLSMIPLVSIPFFVVWIGPKVRASSRQVQEALSSMSELAEESFTAIRLVKATANEPIEVARFADRVDHIVSEQMSLVRKQAAFQSIIPTASSVAFGIALLYGGWLTIRHEIPIGSFVAFTLYLGQLVVPLQQIGQVINSYQRASASMARLDLLLQEKPSVADPPHPVRLDKIEGEIDIHLDAFTYPDGKRPVLRDIHLSVRPGQTLGIVGRTGSGKTTLVSLLPRIYDPPPGAIRIDGCDVRDLSLEQLRKAIAFVPQDGFLFSTTLRENIAFGRPDATDEDVAAAARAACLEGDVARFPDGYDTIVGERGVTLSGGQRQRTAIARAWLKDAPILILDDSLSAVDMETEKRILASFRAMRRRRTVLIIAHRLSAVRDADWIIVMDEGRIAEQGTHDHLIQKGGIYAEMYRLQAREEEVS encoded by the coding sequence ATGCGCCCGCAATCGCTGCTGAAGTCGTACCTGTGGGAGCATCGCTTCGGCTATGTCGGATCGACGCTTTCCATTCTCATCTCTGAGTGGATTTTCGTTCAATTCCCCAACGTGCTCGGCCGCTTCACCGACGCATTGAGCGCGCATCGGTTGAGCGGCCGAGGCGTTTTCATGTATGCGCTGGTCCTCATGGCTGTGGGCACGCTGTACGTGTTCTTCTACGGCATCGGCCAGTCGCAAAACGGCCGGGCGGCCCGGGGATTCGAGTACTTGCTGCGAACAAAATTGTTCGCGCATTGGGAGAAGATGGACGTCGACTACTTCCGCCGGCGCAGCATTGGGGACTTGTTGAGTCACGCCATGAACGACGTGCAGCAGGTCCGCGAGGCCCTCTCTGGTGGGCTCAACATCCTCACGAACGCCGTGTTTCTACTTATCGCGACGCTCGTGATGACCTTCACCACCGTAAGCTTTAAGCTCACCGTCCTCAGCATGATCCCGCTTGTGTCGATCCCATTCTTCGTCGTGTGGATCGGCCCGAAGGTGCGCGCGTCTTCGCGGCAGGTGCAGGAGGCGCTGTCGTCGATGTCGGAACTGGCGGAAGAGAGCTTCACGGCCATTCGGCTGGTGAAGGCGACGGCTAACGAGCCCATCGAGGTTGCGCGATTTGCCGATCGCGTCGATCACATCGTGTCCGAACAGATGTCGCTCGTCCGCAAGCAGGCCGCGTTCCAGTCGATCATTCCCACCGCGAGCTCGGTCGCGTTCGGGATCGCGCTCCTTTACGGGGGATGGCTCACGATTCGGCACGAGATCCCGATTGGCTCCTTTGTGGCGTTCACGCTCTATTTGGGTCAGCTCGTCGTGCCGCTTCAGCAGATTGGCCAGGTCATCAACTCGTATCAGCGCGCGTCCGCGTCCATGGCGAGGCTCGATCTTCTGCTGCAAGAAAAGCCTTCCGTGGCGGACCCGCCGCATCCCGTGCGCCTCGACAAGATCGAGGGCGAGATTGATATCCACCTCGACGCCTTCACGTATCCGGACGGAAAGCGCCCTGTGCTCCGAGACATTCATCTGAGCGTCCGGCCCGGGCAGACCCTTGGCATCGTGGGGCGCACAGGGTCCGGCAAGACGACGCTCGTCAGCCTCTTGCCCCGCATCTACGATCCGCCTCCGGGAGCCATCCGGATCGACGGCTGCGATGTCCGCGACCTGTCGCTTGAACAGTTGCGGAAGGCCATCGCGTTTGTGCCGCAGGACGGATTTTTGTTTTCGACCACGCTTCGGGAGAACATCGCCTTCGGGCGGCCGGATGCGACAGACGAAGACGTCGCGGCCGCGGCTCGGGCGGCTTGCCTCGAGGGCGATGTGGCCCGGTTCCCGGATGGATATGACACCATCGTCGGCGAACGCGGCGTGACGCTTTCAGGCGGACAGCGCCAGCGAACGGCCATCGCGCGCGCCTGGCTGAAGGACGCGCCCATCCTCATCCTCGACGACAGCCTGTCCGCGGTGGACATGGAGACCGAGAAACGGATTCTCGCCTCGTTTCGGGCCATGCGCCGTCGGCGCACGGTATTGATCATCGCGCACAGGCTATCCGCCGTGCGCGACGCAGACTGGATCATCGTCATGGACGAAGGGCGGATCGCCGAACAGGGGACGCACGACCATCTCATTCAGAAAGGCGGCATCTACGCGGAGATGTATCGGCTGCAGGCGAGGGAGGAGGAGGTCTCGTGA
- a CDS encoding Na+/H+ antiporter NhaC family protein, with the protein MHGSFASIVPFIVIIPVALLTKQVILGLALGLFVGCYIEHPRPLAGLEAAIAYIGREVGLSGNVSLILFLYLFGSFVGLLRVSGGVKGFSRWMEARIRSPRGAFLFTWLSSLFTFMAPDFRILTVAPIVSRVFERFRIRKEQVAFTIDVTATPLCAVVPIGTAFVAYMVGLMHTSAHHAGAVSPYALFLATIPYNFFAWAMLLMGAFLTFFRFSAQVRTATRTTGAMPDRAEARSLLLAHERRGAFALEAGAIGFPQDAAVQRGMRRREESGEEVPDPVEALAKRAHPSAMNLILPLALLLASTLAFTVISGYAPGRTLAQAFVQANASQAMLEALVLTVVAMALLYAVRGTPLNRIMVGFLQGGNEMMPVIVLLALIWAVSAVASDLGFAQFCQREIVQYVPRSFIIPALFVFGCLISYVLGSSFGTWAILMPLAFSLAQGGAGSLAIAAGAVFASGTFGGFVSPLSDNTVAMATVMKVPVMDYANYKLKTALIPVAACAIGYFLLGEIAR; encoded by the coding sequence ATGCACGGATCGTTCGCATCCATCGTGCCGTTCATCGTCATTATCCCCGTGGCGCTTCTGACAAAACAGGTGATTTTGGGACTCGCGCTTGGGCTGTTCGTCGGCTGCTACATCGAACACCCCCGCCCGTTGGCCGGGCTCGAGGCCGCCATCGCCTACATCGGCCGCGAGGTCGGGCTCTCCGGCAACGTGAGCCTCATTCTCTTTCTCTACCTGTTCGGCTCCTTTGTCGGCCTTTTGCGCGTTTCGGGCGGCGTCAAGGGATTCAGCCGCTGGATGGAGGCGCGGATTCGCTCGCCGCGAGGCGCCTTTCTGTTCACCTGGCTGTCGAGCCTCTTCACCTTCATGGCGCCCGATTTCCGCATCCTGACCGTCGCGCCCATTGTGAGCCGCGTCTTCGAACGCTTCCGCATCCGAAAGGAACAAGTGGCGTTCACGATCGACGTCACGGCCACGCCGCTCTGCGCCGTGGTCCCCATCGGAACGGCGTTCGTCGCGTACATGGTGGGCCTCATGCACACGTCCGCGCACCACGCCGGGGCGGTGTCTCCGTACGCGCTGTTTCTCGCCACCATTCCGTACAACTTCTTTGCCTGGGCGATGCTCTTGATGGGGGCGTTCCTCACGTTTTTCCGCTTCTCGGCGCAGGTGCGGACGGCGACCCGAACGACTGGCGCCATGCCGGATCGCGCGGAAGCCCGCTCTCTCCTCCTGGCGCACGAGCGCCGAGGAGCCTTCGCGCTCGAAGCCGGGGCCATCGGCTTTCCGCAGGATGCCGCGGTGCAGCGGGGCATGCGCCGCCGTGAGGAATCGGGCGAGGAGGTGCCCGATCCCGTCGAGGCGCTCGCGAAGCGCGCGCATCCCTCCGCCATGAACCTCATCCTTCCGCTTGCGCTCCTGTTGGCGAGCACGCTCGCGTTCACCGTCATTTCCGGTTACGCACCCGGCCGCACGCTCGCCCAGGCGTTCGTCCAGGCCAACGCGTCCCAGGCCATGCTCGAGGCGCTCGTGCTCACGGTCGTCGCGATGGCCCTGCTGTACGCCGTCCGTGGCACGCCGCTCAACCGGATCATGGTGGGCTTTTTGCAGGGCGGCAACGAGATGATGCCCGTCATCGTCCTGTTGGCGCTCATCTGGGCGGTTTCCGCTGTGGCGTCCGATCTCGGCTTTGCGCAGTTCTGCCAGCGGGAGATTGTCCAATACGTGCCGAGATCGTTCATCATTCCGGCGCTTTTCGTGTTTGGATGTCTCATCTCCTACGTCCTCGGAAGTTCTTTCGGCACGTGGGCCATTCTGATGCCGCTCGCGTTCTCGCTTGCCCAGGGCGGCGCGGGGAGTCTCGCCATCGCGGCGGGCGCCGTGTTCGCGAGCGGCACGTTCGGCGGCTTCGTCTCGCCGCTGAGCGACAACACGGTCGCGATGGCCACCGTGATGAAGGTGCCTGTCATGGACTATGCCAACTACAAGCTGAAGACGGCGCTCATCCCCGTTGCGGCGTGTGCGATAGGGTACTTTCTGCTCGGCGAGATCGCGCGGTGA
- a CDS encoding peptide ABC transporter substrate-binding protein produces MARQNKRRWSTRLGAAAVTVALGAGIIAGCGTQQNTSSNSTTNSTQTTTQQPQKGGTLVVALAPSTNINWYLPLTNSANASVYNAALQILLYPGVIYIGSNYAIDWNDSFASSIDYNASGTVYTIHLKKNWVWSDGKPVTAQDVVWDYDLIKATDESNVPPWPNYAAGSGGVPANVKSVVALDKYTVQITLKKPANQQWFIYNGIGQLTALPEHAWNKYPNNMAQEIAYLGKEATNPSFFTVVDGPFKLVSAKQSQAWVLVPNPTFAGHKSTLDKLIFQYEGSADAEFAALRSGAVNLGYLDPAQWASRGSLLKIGYKIVPAYNFGYDFIELNLQKGSPLYSAFNDLKVREALEYAMNQNEIDQDIYHGFAPPLYGPIPAQPKTVFYDPSLNNLFAYNPAKAKQLLESDGWKLENGVMTKDGQKLEFTMLVSSGSESTLQEAELVQQDWKQIGVDVTLQQMPFNQEIGIMSDTKNPGKWAAAAGTGITYGGSYPSGEQLFEPGGLDNFGYNDPTADKLIAKTTEPVSSQAENMKNFFAYEDYIAKQLPVLWQNVPANITVIAPNVHNATTQVLNPTTGYSLLNYIWMSSSK; encoded by the coding sequence ATGGCTCGTCAGAATAAGCGTCGGTGGTCGACGCGGCTTGGAGCAGCGGCCGTCACTGTGGCGCTGGGCGCCGGTATCATCGCGGGCTGTGGAACGCAGCAGAATACGTCGTCGAACTCCACCACGAACAGCACGCAGACCACCACCCAACAACCCCAGAAGGGCGGCACGCTCGTGGTAGCTCTCGCGCCGTCCACGAACATCAACTGGTATTTGCCGCTGACGAATTCGGCTAACGCGAGCGTTTACAACGCAGCATTGCAAATTCTTCTCTATCCGGGCGTCATCTATATTGGCAGCAACTACGCCATTGATTGGAACGACAGCTTTGCCAGCAGCATCGATTACAACGCCTCAGGTACGGTGTACACCATTCACCTGAAGAAGAACTGGGTGTGGTCGGACGGCAAACCTGTGACCGCGCAGGATGTTGTATGGGACTACGACTTGATCAAAGCGACGGACGAGTCGAACGTGCCGCCTTGGCCCAACTACGCCGCTGGTTCCGGCGGTGTGCCGGCGAACGTCAAGAGCGTCGTCGCGCTCGACAAGTACACGGTGCAGATCACGCTCAAGAAGCCCGCGAACCAGCAGTGGTTCATCTACAACGGCATCGGTCAGCTCACGGCTTTGCCTGAGCACGCATGGAACAAGTACCCCAACAATATGGCGCAGGAGATCGCGTACCTTGGCAAAGAGGCCACCAATCCGAGCTTCTTCACCGTGGTGGATGGGCCTTTCAAACTCGTGAGCGCGAAGCAGAGTCAGGCGTGGGTGCTTGTTCCAAACCCGACGTTCGCGGGTCACAAGAGCACGCTGGATAAGCTCATCTTCCAGTACGAGGGCTCGGCCGACGCAGAGTTTGCCGCGCTTCGCAGTGGCGCCGTGAACTTGGGATATCTCGATCCGGCGCAGTGGGCGTCTCGCGGCAGCCTGCTGAAGATCGGCTACAAGATTGTGCCTGCCTACAACTTTGGCTACGATTTCATCGAGTTGAACCTGCAGAAGGGTTCGCCGCTCTATAGCGCGTTCAACGACCTGAAGGTCCGCGAGGCGCTGGAGTACGCGATGAATCAGAATGAGATTGACCAGGACATCTATCACGGGTTCGCGCCGCCCCTCTACGGGCCGATTCCCGCGCAGCCGAAGACGGTGTTCTACGATCCCTCGCTCAACAATCTGTTCGCTTACAACCCGGCGAAGGCGAAACAGCTGCTCGAGTCGGACGGCTGGAAGTTGGAAAACGGCGTCATGACGAAGGACGGCCAGAAGCTCGAGTTCACCATGCTCGTCTCCTCCGGATCTGAGTCGACGCTGCAGGAGGCGGAGCTCGTGCAGCAGGACTGGAAGCAAATCGGCGTGGACGTGACGCTGCAGCAGATGCCGTTCAACCAGGAAATTGGGATCATGAGCGACACCAAGAACCCCGGCAAGTGGGCGGCGGCGGCCGGCACGGGCATCACGTACGGCGGATCCTATCCATCCGGCGAGCAGTTGTTCGAGCCCGGCGGCCTGGACAACTTCGGTTACAACGATCCGACGGCCGACAAGCTCATCGCGAAGACGACGGAGCCGGTCTCCTCGCAGGCCGAGAACATGAAGAACTTCTTCGCGTACGAGGACTATATCGCGAAACAGCTACCCGTGCTGTGGCAGAACGTCCCGGCCAACATCACGGTTATCGCCCCAAACGTGCACAATGCCACGACGCAGGTGCTCAATCCGACAACCGGGTATTCGCTCCTCAACTACATCTGGATGTCCTCCAGCAAGTGA
- a CDS encoding ABC transporter permease — MLSYIVRRILQAIPSLIGISIITFILLHIVPGNPVRILLGQHYTPQRAAALAQSLGLNKPLYMQYLIWLWNILHGNLGYSYNYTEPVTYLIGHALPNTLSLVLIATIFAQLFAMLIGTVQAYFENTIADHIITVLNYFFYSMPSFWLGILMVMFFSIQLHWFPSGGVVNPQDPNPGFWDWLHHLILPAATLTLVTLAGYSRYMRSSVRETLLMDYVRTARAKGLRESQVLWRHVLRNSILPQITLFGLSFPALFAGALFIEEIFNYPGMGLLYWNAVGTLDYPVLLGVTMFLGALTIIGNLLADILYSLVDPRISLESMS, encoded by the coding sequence GTGCTGAGTTACATTGTGCGCCGCATCCTGCAGGCCATTCCGTCGCTCATTGGAATTTCCATTATCACGTTCATCCTGCTCCACATCGTCCCGGGCAACCCGGTCCGCATTCTGCTTGGCCAGCACTATACGCCGCAGCGGGCCGCTGCCCTGGCGCAGTCGCTCGGCCTGAACAAGCCGCTTTACATGCAGTATCTGATCTGGCTGTGGAACATTCTCCACGGCAACCTCGGATACTCGTATAACTACACGGAGCCGGTGACGTATCTCATTGGGCACGCGCTGCCAAACACGCTGTCGCTCGTCTTGATTGCGACCATCTTCGCACAGCTGTTCGCGATGCTCATCGGCACAGTGCAGGCGTACTTCGAAAACACCATCGCCGATCACATCATCACCGTGCTGAACTACTTCTTCTACTCGATGCCGTCGTTCTGGCTGGGCATCCTGATGGTGATGTTTTTCTCCATCCAGTTGCACTGGTTTCCGTCCGGCGGCGTGGTGAACCCGCAGGACCCGAATCCGGGCTTCTGGGATTGGCTGCATCACCTGATCCTGCCCGCCGCGACATTGACACTGGTCACCCTGGCTGGCTACTCGCGCTACATGCGCTCGTCCGTGCGCGAGACCCTTCTCATGGACTACGTCCGCACGGCAAGAGCCAAAGGCTTGCGCGAGTCGCAGGTGCTGTGGCGTCACGTGTTAAGGAACTCGATTCTGCCGCAGATCACGCTTTTTGGCCTGTCGTTCCCGGCGCTCTTCGCTGGCGCGCTGTTCATCGAAGAGATCTTCAACTATCCGGGCATGGGCCTCTTGTATTGGAACGCCGTCGGCACGCTGGACTATCCCGTGTTGCTGGGCGTGACGATGTTCCTCGGCGCGTTGACCATCATCGGCAACCTGCTGGCGGACATCCTGTACAGCCTGGTCGATCCGCGGATCAGCCTCGAGTCGATGTCGTAA
- a CDS encoding ABC transporter permease — protein sequence MTARLGVPAARQKGGKGVVTETQVTNSAGEPRVQATKWRTWKRFWRYPLSSIGVIGMVLLFAFCFVGPLLYHVSPTQGDFTALLQPPSAKHPLGTDDAGHDVLARMMVGGQASLEVGFLSALVAMAFGTLYGMVSALAGGWVDIVLMRIVDILLSIPSIFILLFLNATFKPNVGLMIFVLAATSWLGVSRIVRGEVLKIKNETYVEAALLAGVRTWRLMTKYLVPNFIGTVLVTTTFAVADSILSIAGLSFLGLGLPPPAPNWGADLSAAMNYIFQNAWWLIYPPGILILCSQLFVNFIGDGLRHALETRTD from the coding sequence ATGACAGCGCGGCTGGGGGTACCAGCCGCGCGGCAGAAGGGAGGGAAAGGCGTGGTCACAGAGACGCAGGTGACAAATTCCGCAGGCGAGCCGCGCGTGCAGGCCACGAAGTGGCGCACGTGGAAGCGGTTCTGGCGGTATCCGCTGAGCTCGATTGGCGTGATCGGCATGGTGCTCCTGTTTGCCTTCTGCTTCGTGGGCCCGCTGCTCTATCACGTCAGTCCGACGCAGGGGGATTTCACCGCGCTGCTCCAACCGCCGAGCGCCAAGCATCCGCTGGGCACGGACGACGCGGGTCACGACGTGCTCGCGCGCATGATGGTGGGCGGTCAGGCGTCGCTCGAAGTCGGCTTCCTGTCGGCTCTCGTCGCGATGGCGTTTGGAACGCTGTACGGCATGGTGAGCGCGCTCGCGGGCGGCTGGGTGGACATCGTCCTGATGCGTATCGTGGACATCCTGCTGTCCATTCCGAGCATCTTCATCCTGCTGTTCCTGAACGCGACGTTCAAACCGAACGTGGGTCTCATGATCTTCGTGCTCGCTGCGACCAGCTGGCTCGGCGTGAGCCGTATCGTCCGCGGTGAAGTGTTGAAGATCAAGAACGAGACGTACGTCGAGGCGGCGCTCTTGGCGGGCGTGCGAACGTGGCGGCTGATGACCAAATATCTGGTTCCGAACTTTATCGGAACCGTGTTGGTGACCACGACCTTCGCAGTCGCAGACTCCATTCTCTCGATTGCGGGTCTATCATTCCTGGGACTCGGGTTGCCGCCCCCGGCGCCGAACTGGGGTGCCGATCTGTCGGCTGCGATGAACTACATCTTCCAGAACGCGTGGTGGCTCATCTATCCGCCAGGCATTCTGATCTTGTGCTCGCAGCTGTTCGTGAACTTCATCGGCGATGGCCTGCGCCATGCGCTTGAAACGCGCACCGACTGA
- a CDS encoding peptide ABC transporter substrate-binding protein — MKRKAQVLSGGLAAMVALGAVVGCGGGSPQNAAGTGGTGVQKGGTLIYALPPATNITWYLPITNAGNASLYNAQLYTQLYPGVIYIDHQYQIDYADSFAENITYNQAGTVYTISLKKNWKWSDGHPVTADDVVWDYELIKATDAKDAPPPWPNYNAGAGGVPDNVQSVVAKDPYTVVITLKKPVNQQWFIYNGIGQLTALPKHAWNKYPNDIRQEIIYLAKQATNPAFFTVVDGPFKLQSAKSSQSWTLVPNPMFGGHKSTLDKLIFQYEATNDAEFAALKTGAVNLGYLDLSQYESRQSLTSSGYTITPAYNFGYNFIELNQQKGSPMYAAFSDVKVRQALEYAIDQNAINQDIYHGFAPPQYGPIPTTPKTIFFDPNLAKPLFPFSLSKARQLLESDGWKMQNGVMTKNGLQLKFQVIYPSGTQSTTQMMELIQQDWKQIGVQISLKPMPLSEIFGIIQDTSNPGKWAAAAGTGITYGGSYPSGEQLFEPGGLDGFGYNDPVLDKLIAATTSPAPSQEASLKAFFAYEEYCAKQVPVLWTNGVASLIAVAPNVHNATEQYLNPTTGYPLLNYIWMSK, encoded by the coding sequence ATGAAGCGGAAAGCGCAGGTGCTCTCGGGCGGATTGGCGGCGATGGTGGCGCTCGGCGCTGTGGTGGGCTGCGGCGGCGGGAGCCCGCAAAACGCGGCGGGGACCGGTGGGACCGGTGTGCAAAAGGGCGGCACCCTGATTTACGCCCTGCCGCCGGCGACCAACATCACCTGGTACTTGCCCATCACGAACGCGGGCAACGCGAGCCTGTACAACGCGCAGTTGTACACGCAGCTGTATCCCGGCGTGATCTATATCGACCATCAGTACCAGATCGATTACGCCGACAGTTTCGCCGAGAACATCACGTACAATCAGGCGGGTACGGTGTACACCATCTCGCTGAAGAAGAACTGGAAGTGGTCGGACGGCCACCCAGTGACCGCGGATGACGTCGTCTGGGACTACGAGCTCATCAAGGCGACCGACGCGAAGGACGCGCCTCCGCCGTGGCCCAATTACAACGCGGGCGCAGGCGGCGTGCCGGATAACGTCCAGAGCGTCGTGGCGAAGGATCCGTACACGGTCGTGATCACGCTGAAGAAGCCGGTGAACCAGCAGTGGTTCATCTACAACGGCATCGGGCAACTGACGGCTTTGCCGAAGCACGCTTGGAACAAGTACCCGAACGACATCCGGCAGGAGATCATCTACCTGGCCAAGCAAGCGACGAACCCAGCGTTTTTCACGGTGGTCGACGGGCCGTTTAAGCTGCAGAGCGCAAAGAGCAGTCAGTCCTGGACGCTCGTGCCCAACCCGATGTTCGGCGGGCATAAGAGCACGCTCGACAAGCTGATCTTCCAGTATGAAGCGACCAACGATGCGGAGTTCGCGGCGCTGAAGACCGGCGCGGTGAACCTGGGATATCTCGACCTGTCGCAGTACGAATCGCGTCAGTCGCTCACGTCGTCTGGCTATACCATTACGCCGGCGTACAACTTTGGGTACAACTTCATCGAGCTCAACCAGCAAAAGGGTTCGCCTATGTACGCCGCGTTCAGCGATGTGAAGGTGAGACAGGCGCTCGAGTACGCGATTGACCAGAACGCCATCAACCAGGACATCTATCACGGCTTCGCGCCGCCGCAGTACGGGCCGATCCCGACGACGCCGAAGACCATCTTCTTCGATCCGAATCTCGCGAAGCCGCTCTTTCCGTTCAGCCTGTCGAAAGCGCGGCAGTTGCTGGAGTCGGACGGCTGGAAGATGCAAAACGGCGTGATGACCAAAAACGGATTGCAGCTCAAGTTCCAGGTCATCTATCCGAGTGGCACGCAGTCGACGACGCAGATGATGGAGCTCATTCAGCAGGATTGGAAGCAAATCGGCGTGCAGATTTCGCTGAAGCCGATGCCGCTGTCCGAGATCTTCGGGATCATTCAGGACACGTCCAATCCTGGCAAGTGGGCGGCCGCGGCAGGCACCGGCATCACGTATGGCGGATCGTATCCGTCCGGTGAGCAGCTGTTTGAGCCCGGCGGGCTTGACGGCTTCGGCTACAACGATCCGGTGCTCGACAAGCTCATCGCCGCGACCACATCGCCCGCGCCGTCGCAGGAGGCGTCGCTCAAGGCGTTCTTCGCATACGAGGAGTACTGCGCGAAGCAGGTGCCGGTGCTCTGGACGAACGGCGTCGCGAGTCTCATCGCCGTCGCGCCGAACGTGCACAACGCGACCGAGCAGTACCTGAATCCGACAACCGGTTATCCGCTCCTTAACTATATCTGGATGTCCAAGTAA